A stretch of the Sphingobacteriales bacterium genome encodes the following:
- a CDS encoding helix-turn-helix domain-containing protein, producing MQMHIGLQIKLARIAKGLTQQELAERIFKTRPLVSHIEQRGEVNEKTLADIRKILDMSEQNNPVSKDSVGYDANVQQKFLQQEVEHLLREIELLKSENEVLRQLADTQKQLIERLKG from the coding sequence ATGCAAATGCACATAGGCTTACAAATAAAACTGGCGCGTATAGCAAAGGGTTTAACCCAGCAGGAATTGGCGGAGCGTATCTTCAAAACACGCCCGCTGGTATCGCATATTGAGCAAAGGGGCGAGGTAAACGAAAAAACACTGGCGGATATAAGAAAGATATTGGATATGTCTGAGCAAAATAACCCGGTAAGCAAAGATAGCGTAGGCTATGATGCTAATGTGCAGCAAAAGTTTTTACAGCAGGAAGTGGAACACCTGCTGCGCGAAATTGAACTGCTCAAAAGCGAAAATGAGGTTCTGCGCCAGTTGGCCGATACTCAAAAGCAACTGATTGAAAGGTTAAAGGGATAA